The window GTTGGCGCCGACTACGATATTGCGCCGAATTGGCGCCTGACAGCGCGGCACATCGATGAGGACAAGCGCTCGGAGTTCCCGCAGTTCAGCATCCGATTCGACTACCGTTACCTGTCGGACGATATCGCACTGCAATACCTTGGCGATGCCTTGTCGGTGACTGCCGGCCTGCAAACCTTCGACGGCAAACGTGCCGACGCTTCGAGCGAAACGAGCAAGAAGAACGAAGCGGTGTTCGTCCAGGGACAGTACGAAATCGGTCGCCTGATTTTGTCGGCCGGTGCGCGGCGTGAGCGGGTGAAATATGAATTTGATCCGTCCTCCGGCGCGGGGCTTACGGACGACAAGCGGCTGTCGTCCTGGGATCTGGGTGCAAACTACCGTATCGACGACGTTCTGTCCGTGTTCGGCAACTACAACTATTCGTATCAGGCCCCGGACATCGATCGATTCTTTGTTCCGGTTTTTGATGCGGATTTCAATCTGGTCGGGGCTGAATTCAACGGCTTTATTAAGCCAATGAGGGTGCGTACCCTTACCCTGGGTCTGAATCATGTGCTACCCATCAATCGTCTGAAGCTCGGCGTGTTCCATGCCGGACTGCGTGACGAGATCTACGATTTCAAGCCCAGCGCATTCACCGATATCAATACGAACCTCGATAAGTCGCACAAGTACGGGCTGGAGGTGCAGGACACATGGCGTATTTCGCCGATGTTGACCGGCGTGCTGAACTACTCGTGGACGCGCGCCATCATCGATCACGAGGATATGGGTGGCGGTGCCTTCAACGGAAAGGAGTTGCCGGGTGCGCCGCGCAACAACGTCGTGCTCGGACTGAATTTTGCGGTCAGCGACCGGGATAATCTCTATCTTTCGCACACTTGGCGGAGCAAGACTTGGGCAGCGGACGACTTCGACAACAACAACGAGCAGCGCCAGCGCGCCTACCAATCGACCGACATTGCGTATCGTCATCGTCTCGACAAGGTCGAGCTGTATGCGGCTGTGTCCAATTTGTTCAACTACAAGAACGGCACTTGGGTGCGCGACGACGCGATCTATCCGGTCGACTTCGAGCGTACATGGAAGGTCGGCGCGAAGCTGTCGTTCTGACGCCGACAGGCGCTACGCTGTGACGCGTCCGACCGTGCTGCCAGTCCTTGCCGCGCTCGTGGTCGCGGCGGGGCTCGCCTTCGGCTGGGCCCTGTCCGCGGGCGACCTCCCGGTCGCCTTCGGCGAGGTCTTCGCTGCGCTCTTCCGTGGTGCCGAAGGCATGGCGGCGGACGTCGTGCGCGAGCTGCGCCTGCCGCGCGCGGTGGCGGGCTTCGTGTGCGGCGGGCTGCTCGCGCTCGCCGGCGCGCTGATGCAGGTGCTGCTCCGCAATCCGCTCGCCGACCCCTACGTGCTGGGCATCTCCGGCGGGGCGGCGGTGGGGGCGCTGCTGGCGATCCTGGTCGGCCTCGCGCCCTGGCTCGTCGACGCCTCGGCCTTCGGTGGCGCG is drawn from Azoarcus sp. DN11 and contains these coding sequences:
- a CDS encoding TonB-dependent receptor — translated: MNIRLSATYVAVTSLFLSSISGAIAKDLDESQLETIIVTANRIETPDVAAPYASEVHTRKDIERSGATSLVDYLNRQSSVQLMPNFGNRFTPSINMRGYGTNDGFENVVISLDGRRLNNIDLAPQLIGAIPLEDIDRIEITKGSGSVAYGDGATAGSIQIYTKPRTGASIDVNVGSHAALGSTAQAGYVGERFTVSATAEHDKSGGFSDKDPSGHRDSSTADNWRIGLTGRPIDKLKLSLDAGDGRIDLRYPNSLTHSQFRDDPAMNNGRNYTHQFFRDGYWAVGADYDIAPNWRLTARHIDEDKRSEFPQFSIRFDYRYLSDDIALQYLGDALSVTAGLQTFDGKRADASSETSKKNEAVFVQGQYEIGRLILSAGARRERVKYEFDPSSGAGLTDDKRLSSWDLGANYRIDDVLSVFGNYNYSYQAPDIDRFFVPVFDADFNLVGAEFNGFIKPMRVRTLTLGLNHVLPINRLKLGVFHAGLRDEIYDFKPSAFTDINTNLDKSHKYGLEVQDTWRISPMLTGVLNYSWTRAIIDHEDMGGGAFNGKELPGAPRNNVVLGLNFAVSDRDNLYLSHTWRSKTWAADDFDNNNEQRQRAYQSTDIAYRHRLDKVELYAAVSNLFNYKNGTWVRDDAIYPVDFERTWKVGAKLSF